From a single Paenibacillus sp. FSL W8-0426 genomic region:
- a CDS encoding ATP-binding cassette domain-containing protein, which produces MIRVENLNKFVGADRIPVLRDIRFDMQQGEMIAVVGASGSGKSMLLKCLALMEKWDSGKFTVDGVDILSQGWSGKTKIKREWAYLEQNPQLYPRRTALKNVLIGRAGQTPWWRMLTGMVRSDDYMGAMDVLEGLGLLDKAHQTAEKLSGGERQRVATARALAHGAKVILADEPVVGLDPHTADSVLETLRKLCEQERATVIAVLPIELAEKHATRIWGLAEGRIVFDIRGRRLTQQEKNLI; this is translated from the coding sequence ATGATCAGAGTAGAGAATTTGAATAAATTCGTAGGAGCGGACCGGATTCCGGTGCTGCGCGATATCCGATTCGATATGCAACAGGGGGAAATGATCGCCGTTGTAGGCGCCAGCGGGAGCGGCAAAAGCATGCTTTTGAAATGCCTTGCCCTCATGGAAAAATGGGATAGCGGCAAGTTTACCGTCGACGGAGTCGACATTTTGAGCCAAGGCTGGTCCGGAAAAACGAAAATCAAGCGCGAATGGGCATACTTGGAGCAAAACCCGCAATTGTATCCGAGGCGCACGGCCCTGAAAAATGTGCTGATCGGCCGGGCCGGACAAACACCGTGGTGGAGGATGCTCACCGGTATGGTAAGATCCGACGATTACATGGGAGCCATGGACGTGCTGGAAGGGCTGGGGCTGTTGGATAAAGCGCACCAAACCGCCGAAAAGTTGAGCGGTGGCGAGAGGCAGCGTGTCGCTACGGCAAGGGCCCTTGCTCATGGCGCAAAGGTCATTCTGGCCGATGAACCTGTGGTGGGGCTTGATCCGCATACGGCGGATTCCGTGCTGGAAACGCTGCGCAAATTGTGTGAACAGGAACGAGCAACCGTCATCGCGGTGCTGCCGATCGAACTGGCCGAGAAGCATGCGACCCGGATCTGGGGGCTTGCAGAAGGCCGCATCGTTTTCGATATCCGCGGACGGAGACTGACGCAGCAAGAAAAAAATCTGATTTGA
- a CDS encoding MFS transporter has protein sequence MSKNSSIATHSLSNYFILITVIVVAGISQGLLLPVLSIFLEERGVSPGLNGLNAAALYIGSFAMTLIAERLLGAIGFKRLIVSGLVLVMFALVLFPYIPDIRVWFMLRLIVGLGDSALHYAAQLWVLLVTTPEKRGRYISLYGMSYGLGFSIGPLGIKLLGYGEAVPFWVLFVCLAAVFMLVLIKLPDARPEKTEQGERPERRFRRSFAWAWYALLPAFLYGYMEAGMNSNFPVYGLRIGFDANEISSLLPFVGIGGLLLQLPLGMLSDRFGRKAVLMFAGIMGGATFLVFPLAGTHFWWALVLLTVAGGLVGSFFSLGLAYAADILPKAFLPAANVVASFYFTIGSMIGPNLGGQLIHWFSPGSMFVLLGVLYMLFGIGGLLFKRKPSKEFVVE, from the coding sequence ATGTCAAAAAACAGCAGCATCGCCACACATTCATTATCGAATTATTTCATCTTGATTACCGTCATTGTCGTTGCCGGAATAAGCCAGGGGTTATTATTGCCGGTGCTGTCGATCTTTTTGGAGGAGCGAGGCGTTTCGCCCGGCCTAAACGGCTTAAACGCCGCAGCGCTGTATATTGGCTCCTTTGCGATGACACTTATTGCGGAACGATTGCTTGGTGCCATCGGGTTCAAGCGGTTGATCGTGAGCGGACTGGTTTTGGTCATGTTTGCGCTTGTCCTTTTTCCTTATATCCCTGATATCAGGGTATGGTTTATGTTGCGGCTGATCGTAGGTTTGGGGGACAGCGCTTTGCATTATGCAGCTCAACTCTGGGTGCTGCTGGTAACAACGCCCGAAAAGAGGGGGCGCTACATCTCTTTGTATGGCATGTCTTACGGACTTGGCTTTAGCATCGGGCCGCTGGGAATCAAGCTGCTTGGTTATGGAGAAGCGGTTCCGTTCTGGGTGCTGTTTGTTTGCCTGGCGGCCGTGTTCATGCTGGTTTTGATCAAACTTCCGGATGCAAGACCGGAAAAGACGGAGCAGGGCGAACGGCCGGAGAGACGTTTTCGGCGCAGCTTTGCATGGGCATGGTATGCCTTGCTGCCTGCGTTTTTATACGGTTACATGGAAGCCGGAATGAACAGCAATTTCCCGGTATACGGTTTGCGCATTGGTTTCGATGCCAATGAGATTTCGTCGCTGCTGCCGTTTGTGGGGATTGGGGGACTACTTCTGCAGCTTCCGCTGGGCATGCTCAGCGACCGCTTTGGGCGCAAAGCGGTATTGATGTTTGCCGGGATCATGGGAGGAGCGACGTTTCTGGTTTTCCCGCTGGCCGGGACGCATTTCTGGTGGGCCTTGGTTCTCTTGACCGTGGCTGGCGGCCTGGTCGGCTCCTTTTTTTCGCTTGGCTTGGCCTACGCTGCTGATATTTTGCCTAAAGCGTTTTTGCCTGCGGCGAATGTGGTCGCTTCGTTTTACTTTACGATCGGCAGCATGATCGGCCCCAATCTGGGCGGTCAACTCATTCATTGGTTCTCGCCGGGAAGCATGTTTGTTTTGCTGGGGGTGTTATACATGCTTTTTGGCATCGGAGGACTGTTATTCAAGCGTAAACCTTCCAAGGAATTTGTGGTAGAATAG
- a CDS encoding helix-turn-helix domain-containing protein has translation MSYQVKIDVSPIYEMLNSFMVYVTKKWIQHLDIGPEWILDVEGKLSSNVKAALAPAAAWPFDDFDVLFAWAAYRDCGQENEDFLGMLADSTPEQSLARISALMPHITIEETTRICSSYLPLLRLWNEHYCQDISQDYRCWIEEDAEEKRILLDKMGPELLVEYATAGVIVEPTPGVKEVILFPTVHNRPINMYNFYEGAMIMQYPIDVPEEDEDQPPTCLLRFTHALSDPERLRLLRYVSGEPRSLAEMCEMLGKDEDTVKDQVMALRIAGLLRTHLLGSNRKEKYSIRPDGVSELNMFLESYIRI, from the coding sequence ATGTCTTATCAAGTTAAAATTGATGTTTCACCGATATATGAGATGCTCAACAGCTTCATGGTTTATGTAACGAAGAAATGGATCCAGCATCTGGATATTGGTCCTGAATGGATTCTGGACGTCGAAGGCAAACTAAGTTCCAACGTAAAGGCTGCATTGGCTCCGGCAGCCGCCTGGCCTTTCGACGATTTTGACGTTCTGTTCGCTTGGGCAGCCTATCGCGATTGCGGCCAAGAAAACGAGGATTTCCTTGGCATGCTGGCCGATTCGACCCCCGAGCAATCGCTCGCGAGGATCTCTGCCCTTATGCCGCATATTACAATAGAAGAAACTACGCGCATTTGCAGCAGTTATCTTCCTTTGCTTCGTCTTTGGAACGAGCACTACTGCCAGGATATCAGCCAGGATTACCGGTGCTGGATCGAAGAAGACGCCGAAGAGAAACGGATACTGCTTGACAAGATGGGTCCTGAGCTGCTCGTGGAATACGCCACCGCAGGCGTAATCGTCGAACCGACCCCTGGTGTCAAAGAGGTCATTTTGTTCCCGACCGTCCATAATCGGCCTATTAATATGTATAATTTCTATGAAGGCGCGATGATCATGCAGTATCCGATTGATGTTCCGGAAGAGGACGAGGATCAGCCGCCTACCTGCTTATTGCGTTTTACCCATGCCCTTTCCGATCCGGAAAGGCTTCGCCTGCTCCGCTACGTCTCCGGGGAACCCCGATCACTCGCCGAAATGTGCGAAATGCTTGGCAAGGATGAGGATACGGTCAAGGATCAGGTTATGGCGCTGCGCATTGCCGGACTGCTGCGCACCCATTTGCTCGGCAGCAATCGCAAAGAAAAATACAGCATCCGTCCCGATGGCGTTTCCGAATTGAACATGTTTTTGGAATCCTACATACGTATTTGA
- a CDS encoding response regulator transcription factor — protein MSKVLILEDEESIRSFIVINLKRNGFEVLEAGDGNEALRILQSVPDIDLALLDVMVPGIDGFEVCRRIRETNERMGIIFLTAKVQEQDKVYALSVGADDHVSKPFSPTELIARIQSLLRRVNVHRETAAKVTFQSGPFSLDLISKQFKKNNELIELTPTEFSLIQFFLEKENTPLSRDLLLDHVWGKEYMGDPKIVDVNIRRLRQKIENNPSEPEYLQTVWGHGYKWKGRDQ, from the coding sequence ATGAGTAAAGTGCTTATTCTTGAAGATGAAGAATCGATCCGCAGTTTTATCGTCATCAACCTGAAACGAAACGGATTTGAAGTGCTGGAAGCAGGAGACGGAAATGAGGCGCTCCGCATTTTGCAATCCGTGCCGGATATCGACCTGGCATTGCTTGATGTCATGGTGCCGGGCATAGACGGTTTTGAAGTGTGCAGACGCATTCGGGAAACGAATGAACGCATGGGTATTATCTTTTTAACTGCAAAAGTCCAAGAACAGGATAAGGTTTATGCGCTCTCTGTAGGAGCCGATGACCATGTGAGCAAACCGTTCAGTCCGACGGAGCTGATTGCCCGCATCCAGTCTTTGCTCCGCAGGGTCAACGTGCATCGTGAGACGGCTGCCAAGGTGACGTTCCAGTCAGGACCGTTTTCGCTGGACTTGATCTCCAAGCAGTTCAAGAAAAACAACGAGCTGATCGAACTGACGCCGACCGAATTTTCGTTGATCCAGTTCTTCCTCGAAAAAGAAAACACGCCGCTGAGCCGCGATCTGCTGCTGGATCACGTATGGGGCAAAGAGTATATGGGAGATCCCAAAATCGTTGATGTGAACATCCGCCGGTTGCGCCAAAAAATCGAAAACAATCCTTCCGAACCAGAATACCTGCAAACCGTATGGGGACACGGGTATAAGTGGAAGGGCAGGGATCAATGA
- a CDS encoding HAD family hydrolase, whose product MNTWKQHILFDLDDTLVYCNKYFNLVLGEFFENMQEWFKGDALSVQQVRDKQLEIDVTGVNKVGFASHHFPQSLIDTYRYFSQKYKRPTAASEEAYLHKLGMSVYEQEVEPYPHMVETLEKLKSEGHSLYLYTGGEKVIQQRKIDQMKLSLYFDDRIYIRQHKNIEALEGILSNGPFDRTATWMVGNSLRTDIMPAVTAGIHSIYIKQPNEWQYNIVELQPNPDVSMYTITALKEVPEIIHENLQHHAKRIYRHQSK is encoded by the coding sequence ATGAACACCTGGAAACAGCACATATTATTCGATCTCGACGATACGCTCGTCTATTGCAACAAATACTTCAACCTCGTGCTTGGCGAGTTTTTCGAAAATATGCAGGAATGGTTTAAAGGCGATGCCTTGTCCGTTCAGCAGGTTCGGGACAAACAGCTGGAGATCGATGTTACGGGAGTAAACAAAGTCGGCTTCGCGAGCCATCACTTCCCTCAATCGCTGATTGACACGTATCGCTACTTTTCGCAAAAGTATAAACGACCGACGGCTGCTTCCGAAGAGGCTTACCTGCACAAGCTGGGAATGAGCGTATACGAACAGGAAGTCGAGCCTTACCCGCACATGGTTGAAACGTTGGAGAAGCTGAAATCGGAAGGACATTCCCTTTATCTGTATACCGGCGGGGAAAAAGTCATTCAACAGCGCAAAATCGATCAGATGAAGTTATCTCTTTACTTCGATGACCGGATCTATATCCGGCAGCATAAAAACATCGAAGCATTGGAAGGTATTCTGTCAAACGGACCATTCGACCGCACTGCAACCTGGATGGTGGGCAATTCGCTTCGCACGGATATTATGCCGGCAGTAACGGCGGGCATCCACAGCATTTATATCAAACAGCCGAACGAGTGGCAGTATAACATCGTGGAGCTTCAGCCCAACCCTGATGTGTCCATGTACACGATCACTGCCTTGAAAGAAGTGCCAGAGATTATTCATGAAAATCTGCAGCACCATGCAAAACGAATCTATCGGCACCAGTCGAAATGA
- a CDS encoding DNA topoisomerase 3: protein MKTLVIAEKPDMGRTIAAVMEPGAKNNRTYLEGESYIITWAIGHLLGLAEPDAYDSKYKRWNLADLPIIPDQFKIVPNPKTKDQLKTIGELAKKCSMIVNACDAGREGQYIFALIQQQLKLRQPVKRLWISDLTAESIRKGFAGLKDASEFENLTHAARARSEADWLIGMNASRAFTTRHNALLSVGRVQTPVLALIYDRETEIEAFQSQTYYEVAAWFRQEDVEYRGVLQVQGDKLTDLEAAEGIAASVKGKTGRIAKYEAKPTKEYPYRLYDLTLLQREANAKFGYGAKKTLDIAQALYEKHKVISYPRTNSNYVTEQNLDGMHKTLNMLKTGAYSELAQGAKPELVHKNNKGVCNPSKVEDHHAILPTLKRPGTLSKDEQNIYDLIVRRFLSHFYPPAEYKQHTVLTEVEKHTFKTSVKELISLGWKAVLPAADQEKGKTSGKKRGKAGAQEEEPEEWTDKAFSVRPELPVQCHKSECKEKATQPPKSYTEGTLLRAMESAGKQIENEELRDAMKDSGLGTPATRAATIERLKNVGYITMQGKKMQLTLKGRTAIELIRRAGVDLLTSPEMTGQWERRLYQISKGEAGQDKFMENVKKFTLSIIDKVRVQTPAPADAFGDEARGGRGKGKGKGNRTRKSSSSSTGSRQAESVATRSRAAAAAPTGTIKAPEKATAGSREALGSCPSQGCTGHIIEGNKGFGCTRYKEGCRFVIWKEYAGKKITGTMLKSLIEKGSTQVLSFKRKDGSTVKARIILEDRSTGKLSAERV from the coding sequence ATGAAGACACTGGTTATCGCGGAGAAACCGGACATGGGGAGAACCATTGCCGCCGTTATGGAACCCGGGGCCAAGAACAATCGCACGTATCTGGAAGGCGAAAGCTATATCATTACGTGGGCGATCGGACACTTGCTCGGACTTGCAGAACCGGATGCTTATGATAGCAAATATAAGCGTTGGAACCTCGCGGATTTGCCGATCATTCCGGACCAGTTCAAAATTGTCCCTAACCCGAAAACGAAGGATCAACTGAAAACGATCGGTGAACTGGCCAAAAAATGCTCCATGATCGTTAATGCTTGTGATGCGGGGCGTGAAGGACAATACATTTTTGCATTGATCCAGCAGCAGCTAAAGCTTCGTCAACCGGTCAAACGACTGTGGATATCGGACCTGACGGCCGAAAGCATTCGGAAGGGATTCGCAGGGCTAAAGGATGCTTCCGAATTCGAAAATCTGACGCATGCTGCGCGGGCGCGAAGCGAGGCGGATTGGTTAATCGGCATGAATGCGTCGAGAGCGTTCACGACCCGCCACAATGCGCTTTTGTCTGTGGGGCGTGTGCAGACCCCTGTTTTGGCGCTGATCTATGACCGTGAAACGGAGATCGAAGCTTTTCAGTCCCAGACGTACTACGAGGTTGCTGCTTGGTTCCGCCAGGAGGATGTGGAGTACCGCGGAGTGCTGCAGGTTCAAGGAGACAAGCTGACTGATCTTGAGGCGGCGGAGGGCATTGCAGCGAGCGTAAAGGGGAAGACGGGCCGCATTGCCAAATACGAGGCGAAACCGACAAAGGAGTATCCGTACCGGTTATACGACTTGACCCTTTTACAGCGGGAGGCCAATGCGAAATTCGGTTACGGTGCGAAAAAAACGTTAGATATTGCACAAGCCCTTTATGAAAAGCACAAGGTCATTTCGTATCCGCGGACCAATTCCAATTACGTGACCGAACAAAATTTGGACGGCATGCATAAAACGCTGAACATGCTCAAAACAGGAGCATACAGTGAGCTTGCCCAAGGCGCGAAGCCTGAATTGGTGCATAAAAACAACAAGGGTGTCTGCAATCCATCCAAGGTGGAGGATCACCATGCCATCCTGCCTACGCTGAAGCGGCCGGGAACGTTGTCGAAGGACGAGCAGAACATTTACGATTTGATCGTCCGGCGATTTTTGTCCCATTTTTATCCTCCGGCAGAGTATAAGCAGCATACCGTGCTGACCGAGGTGGAGAAACACACTTTCAAAACATCCGTAAAAGAACTCATTTCGTTGGGGTGGAAAGCGGTTCTTCCCGCAGCGGATCAGGAAAAGGGCAAGACGTCGGGCAAAAAGAGGGGCAAAGCCGGCGCTCAGGAGGAGGAACCCGAAGAATGGACGGACAAGGCGTTCTCGGTGCGGCCTGAGCTCCCGGTGCAGTGCCACAAAAGCGAATGCAAGGAGAAGGCGACCCAGCCGCCGAAAAGCTATACCGAAGGCACGTTGTTGCGTGCGATGGAAAGTGCGGGCAAACAGATCGAGAACGAGGAGCTTCGCGACGCGATGAAAGACAGCGGCCTAGGCACCCCTGCAACGCGGGCAGCTACGATCGAACGGCTTAAAAACGTCGGTTATATCACCATGCAGGGGAAAAAGATGCAATTGACGCTGAAAGGGCGAACGGCCATCGAGTTGATTCGGCGTGCCGGGGTCGACCTGCTGACTTCGCCCGAAATGACCGGCCAGTGGGAGCGAAGGTTGTACCAGATTTCCAAAGGCGAAGCCGGGCAGGACAAATTTATGGAAAACGTGAAAAAGTTTACGTTATCCATCATCGATAAAGTGCGTGTCCAGACACCGGCTCCGGCGGACGCGTTTGGTGACGAAGCGCGTGGCGGCCGCGGCAAGGGCAAAGGGAAAGGAAACCGCACGCGCAAAAGCAGCTCGTCTTCAACAGGTTCTCGGCAGGCGGAGTCAGTTGCGACGCGAAGCAGAGCAGCTGCAGCAGCCCCTACAGGCACGATCAAAGCCCCGGAGAAGGCAACCGCAGGAAGCAGGGAAGCTTTAGGTTCATGTCCTTCGCAGGGGTGTACGGGACATATTATCGAGGGCAATAAAGGTTTCGGATGCACCCGCTATAAGGAAGGCTGTCGATTCGTCATTTGGAAGGAATATGCGGGCAAAAAAATTACGGGCACGATGCTGAAGTCGCTGATTGAGAAAGGAAGCACTCAGGTGCTATCCTTTAAACGGAAAGACGGGAGCACCGTTAAGGCGAGGATTATCCTTGAGGACCGCTCCACCGGTAAGTTGTCTGCAGAACGTGTTTAG
- a CDS encoding glucose-1-phosphate adenylyltransferase translates to MFNKDCIAMLLAGGEGKRLAPLTSSIAKPAVPFGGHYRIIDFPLSNCVNSGIDTVGVLTQYQAGSLHEHIGSGEPWRKENSSESGISLLPSYHTGNDEYLGTADAIYKNIDFIDKQNPENVLILSGDHIYHMDYREMLNAHKSNKAAATISVMEVPWNEAHRFGIMAADHELRVTEFTEKPAKPKSNLASMGIYVFNWEYLKRHLLEDAQNPDSSHDFGKDVIPQMLNESNSLYVYNFNGYWKDVGTVKSLWDAHMDLLHNDQDWSLHKEHWPMFTRGWRSKTSTYRIPASRTEHAMSMIHESCAIDGRAERSVIFCGAEVGKGSEIKESVIMPNARIGRGVHIEHAIIGEGAIIKDGAIVKGSADEIAVIGPGEVVSAKPALRTQSARILKEVYEKTGRLRAGELSS, encoded by the coding sequence ATGTTTAATAAAGATTGCATCGCTATGCTGTTGGCGGGAGGAGAGGGTAAACGTTTGGCACCCCTGACTTCAAGTATCGCTAAACCCGCTGTGCCGTTTGGCGGGCATTACCGGATCATCGATTTTCCTCTCAGCAACTGCGTAAACTCGGGAATCGATACTGTTGGCGTGCTCACGCAATATCAAGCAGGATCATTGCATGAACATATTGGAAGCGGAGAGCCTTGGAGAAAAGAGAACTCGTCTGAATCTGGAATATCGTTGCTTCCATCTTACCATACAGGAAATGACGAATACTTGGGAACTGCGGATGCCATTTATAAAAATATCGACTTTATTGATAAACAAAACCCCGAAAATGTGCTGATTTTGTCGGGAGACCACATTTATCATATGGATTATCGCGAGATGCTGAACGCTCACAAATCCAACAAAGCAGCCGCCACCATTTCGGTGATGGAAGTCCCTTGGAATGAGGCTCACCGTTTTGGCATCATGGCCGCAGACCATGAATTGCGCGTAACCGAGTTCACCGAAAAACCGGCCAAACCAAAAAGCAATTTGGCCTCAATGGGTATTTACGTGTTCAACTGGGAATATCTGAAGCGCCATCTCCTCGAGGATGCTCAAAATCCGGATTCCAGCCATGACTTCGGCAAAGACGTCATCCCGCAAATGCTGAATGAAAGCAATTCGCTTTACGTTTATAATTTTAACGGGTACTGGAAAGATGTCGGCACGGTAAAAAGCCTATGGGATGCCCATATGGATCTTCTGCACAATGATCAGGACTGGAGTCTTCACAAAGAACATTGGCCCATGTTCACGCGTGGCTGGAGAAGCAAAACGAGTACGTATCGAATCCCCGCTTCCCGTACCGAGCATGCCATGTCCATGATCCATGAATCCTGTGCCATTGATGGGCGTGCCGAACGTTCTGTCATTTTCTGCGGGGCTGAGGTCGGCAAAGGTTCGGAAATCAAGGAGAGCGTAATTATGCCTAATGCTCGCATCGGCCGCGGCGTCCACATTGAGCATGCCATTATCGGCGAAGGAGCCATTATCAAGGACGGTGCCATCGTCAAAGGCAGCGCAGACGAAATTGCCGTGATTGGCCCAGGAGAAGTCGTTTCTGCCAAACCGGCATTGCGTACACAATCCGCGCGAATTTTGAAGGAAGTCTATGAGAAGACCGGTCGACTGCGTGCAGGCGAACTTTCATCATAA
- a CDS encoding Fur family transcriptional regulator has protein sequence MTNNQGKSIQEQIQYIKKQLVEKGYKLTQQREVTVRVLLEHEKDHFSAEEVFLLVKEQFPEIGLATVYRTLELLSDLQVVEKINFGDGAARFDLRSTDGSHHHHHLICMHCGSVEEIMEDGLLKLEQMVERQYGFKVMDHRLDFQGVCRECRQKQAVNEPAVG, from the coding sequence ATGACAAATAACCAGGGCAAATCCATTCAAGAGCAAATTCAATATATAAAGAAGCAGCTGGTCGAGAAAGGGTACAAACTGACGCAGCAGCGGGAAGTCACGGTCCGAGTGCTTCTGGAGCATGAAAAGGACCATTTTAGCGCAGAAGAAGTGTTTTTGCTGGTGAAGGAGCAGTTTCCCGAAATCGGTCTGGCTACCGTTTATCGCACGCTGGAGCTGCTTAGCGATCTGCAGGTTGTGGAAAAAATAAACTTCGGCGACGGGGCTGCCCGCTTTGATCTCCGCAGCACGGACGGGTCGCACCATCATCATCATCTGATATGCATGCACTGCGGCAGCGTGGAGGAGATTATGGAGGATGGATTGTTGAAACTGGAGCAAATGGTGGAACGACAGTACGGTTTCAAAGTGATGGATCATCGTCTGGATTTCCAAGGCGTGTGCCGCGAATGCAGACAGAAGCAAGCCGTGAATGAACCGGCAGTGGGTTAA
- a CDS encoding HAMP domain-containing sensor histidine kinase, which translates to MIKKGITRQIVLHYFFVVFLALLLVEFIFMLAVQRYYYESIYNTINQRITATNDFKEPLSLVSGAEDGNNLSYLLVNLHLDNTELQILDMSGRVLASSTEFESERAVIQTSDITQAMNGSIGRWVGRQPNTGEQIMAVSHKMDLGGENTYIIRYLTSLEDVNSRLLVMGSLAILVGAAVLAVVLIISIGMANSIVKPINNITAVSEQMARGRLDVRVKGNYKHELGELASTLNFMAQEIVRSNQIKDDFISSISHELRTPLTSIKGWSETLDSGGYDPDETRIGMSIISKETERLIGLVEEMLDFSKLQQNQMKLVKGTVSIREIVQETMLNVWAKAEQKQIHLKLDADETKAYNVFGDGNRLKQVFLNIVDNAIKFSHENSWIYLSVKEEDGKVIAAVQDTGIGISEEHLSKVRDRFFQVNHQNGGTGLGLAITQQLVELHEGTISMQSELGSGTTVTVILPALAEEDDLMKHDDQQAGPDIGTT; encoded by the coding sequence ATGATCAAAAAGGGCATTACCCGGCAGATTGTTCTGCATTATTTTTTCGTGGTGTTCCTGGCACTCCTGCTGGTTGAATTCATCTTCATGCTTGCGGTGCAGAGATACTACTATGAGAGCATCTATAATACGATTAACCAAAGGATTACGGCGACAAATGACTTCAAAGAACCACTTTCTCTCGTAAGTGGAGCTGAGGATGGCAACAATTTGTCTTATCTGCTTGTAAATTTGCATCTGGATAACACGGAGCTGCAGATTCTGGACATGAGCGGACGCGTGCTCGCAAGTTCAACGGAATTTGAATCGGAGCGAGCCGTCATACAGACAAGTGACATCACTCAGGCCATGAATGGCAGCATTGGACGCTGGGTCGGAAGGCAACCTAACACGGGTGAGCAGATCATGGCAGTATCCCACAAGATGGATTTAGGTGGGGAGAACACATACATTATACGTTACTTGACGTCACTTGAGGATGTGAACTCGAGGTTGCTTGTAATGGGGTCACTAGCCATTCTGGTAGGTGCGGCCGTCCTTGCGGTTGTGCTCATTATTAGCATCGGTATGGCGAATTCCATCGTCAAACCGATCAACAACATCACCGCAGTGTCGGAACAGATGGCCCGGGGCCGTCTGGATGTGAGGGTCAAAGGAAACTATAAGCATGAGCTGGGGGAACTGGCTTCAACGCTGAATTTCATGGCTCAGGAAATCGTGCGCAGCAATCAGATCAAGGATGATTTCATTTCCTCGATATCTCATGAACTGCGTACCCCGCTGACCAGTATCAAGGGTTGGAGCGAGACGCTGGATTCCGGCGGCTACGATCCGGATGAGACGCGAATCGGCATGAGCATCATCTCCAAGGAAACGGAACGGTTGATCGGTTTGGTTGAAGAGATGTTGGATTTCTCGAAATTGCAGCAAAATCAGATGAAACTGGTCAAAGGAACAGTCAGCATTCGGGAAATCGTGCAGGAAACGATGTTGAACGTGTGGGCCAAAGCCGAACAGAAACAGATCCATCTCAAGCTGGATGCCGATGAAACGAAGGCCTATAATGTGTTCGGAGACGGTAATCGGCTTAAGCAGGTGTTCCTTAATATCGTCGATAATGCCATTAAATTTTCGCATGAAAATTCGTGGATATACTTGTCCGTGAAAGAAGAAGACGGCAAGGTGATTGCTGCTGTCCAGGATACGGGAATCGGGATTAGCGAAGAACATTTGAGCAAGGTCAGGGACCGCTTCTTTCAGGTTAATCATCAAAACGGAGGCACAGGGTTGGGGCTTGCCATCACCCAGCAGCTGGTCGAACTGCATGAAGGAACGATCTCGATGCAAAGCGAGCTGGGTTCGGGAACGACGGTTACGGTGATTTTGCCAGCTTTGGCTGAAGAGGATGATTTAATGAAACATGACGATCAACAGGCAGGGCCGGATATCGGAACAACGTAA